One genomic region from Quercus robur chromosome 4, dhQueRobu3.1, whole genome shotgun sequence encodes:
- the LOC126723467 gene encoding WAT1-related protein At5g07050: MKMEKLSKFLETSKPYFAMISLQFGYAGMNIITKVSLSRGMSHYVLVVYRHAIATAVIAPFALYFERKAQPRITFKVFIQIFVLALLGPVIDQNFYYVGLKYTTPTFSCAMSNMLPAMTFVMAVIFRMEKLDLKKLRCQAKLVGTIVTVAGALLMTFYQGPVLGSKHNLPQNSYTTDTTGTVSKNYFMGSMFLIIATLAWAGLFVLQAHALKTYKNHQLSLTSLMCFVGTLQAIAVTFVVEHKPSVWKIGFDMNLLAAAYAGIVTSSISYYVQGLVIKKKGPVFATAFSPLMLIVVAFMGSFILKENFFLGSIIGSILIVMGLYSVLWGKHKETIENKVEEIPDVIKSTQVNGDATRMEDIEADEIEMGKGKGDKLSSMAITMPMKGNQDTKP; encoded by the exons ATGAAAATGGAGAAGCTAAGCAAGTTCCTAGAAACTTCAAAACCTTACTTTGCAATGATATCATTACAATTCGGCTATGCCGGAATGAATATTATCACCAAGGTTTCTCTCAGCAGAGGGATGAGCCACTACGTGCTTGTGGTTTATCGCCATGCCATTGCAACCGCAGTCATAGCCCCCTTTGCTTTATATTTTGAAAG GAAAGCGCAACCCAGAATCACATTTAAAGTTTTCATTCAGATATTTGTGTTAGCTCTTCTGGG CCCTGTGATTGATCAGAACTTCTATTATGTGGGGCTGAAATATACAACACCAACTTTCTCGTGTGCAATGAGCAACATGCTCCCTGCTATGACATTTGTAATGGCTGTCATATTCAG GATGGAGAAGCTTGACCTGAAAAAATTACGGTGCCAAGCGAAGCTAGTGGGAACTATAGTGACAGTGGCTGGAGCTTTGTTAATGACCTTTTACCAGGGCCCCGTGTTGGGGTCGAAGCACAACCTGCCTCAAAACTCTTATACCACAGATACTACTGGAACCGTTAGCAAGAACTATTTCATGGGCTCTATGTTTCTTATCATTGCTACTCTTGCCTGGGCTGGCCTTTTTGTTTTACAA GCCCATGCTTTGAAGACATACAAGAATCATCAACTCTCTCTTACATCTCTGATGTGCTTTGTGGGCACTCTACAAGCCATTGCTGTCACCTTTGTTGTAGAACACAAACCATCTGTTTGGAAAATTGGCTTTGACATGAATCTCCTTGCTGCCGCCTATGCT GGAATCGTAACATCAAGCATTTCATATTATGTCCAAGGACTAGTGATAAAGAAAAAAGGCCCTGTCTTCGCAACTGCTTTTAGCCCCTTGATGCTGATAGTTGTAGCCTTTATGGGCTCCTTCATcctgaaagaaaattttttcctcGGAAG CATTATTGGTTCTATCTTGATTGTCATGGGGCTTTACTCAGTCCTATGGGGAAAGCACAAAGAGACCATAGAGAATAAAGTTGAGGAAATACCAGATGTCATAAAGAGTACACAAGTAAATGGAGATGCAACAAGAATGGAAGATATTGAAGCTGATGAAATAGAAATGGGAAAGGGAAAAGGAGACAAGCTCTCTTCTATGGCCATTACCATGCCCATGAAAGGCAATCAAGACACAAAgccataa